DNA sequence from the Rattus rattus isolate New Zealand chromosome 2, Rrattus_CSIRO_v1, whole genome shotgun sequence genome:
AGCAAACAAGTCAGATGATGGTCAGTGCTAGGCAAAATAGTGTTCTCACTGGTGTATGTGCATGGACAAAAATGATCTGAAATCTTGACACTTTCAATTTTGCCCCTTTCGTGGCATTATAGAAGGCTTCAAGGGAGCAGCTGCCTCTGTCACCAGGACAAACATCATAGACCATTCATAACCTACTGAAGAAAATATTGCTAGAGACCCTGATCTTTGCTAAAAATACACTGAGGTTGAATGCTGACAGAGAGTTAGCTCAACTAAACAATTAGATATTTCCACCTCTTtcttaccttctttttctcaggtatCATGCTCAGCGGTGAGAAGACAGAATGCTGAGCTCCATGAACCGCAACAACGTGACATATCTGAACCCTGGAACTGTAATATTGATCGGAATTCCCGGACTAGAGCATGTGCAGTTTTGGATTGGATTTCCATTCTTTACAGTGTGTCTGGTGGCTGTTTTGGGAAATGTCGTTTTATTGATCATCATCCCAGCTGAGCGGAGCTTGCACCAGCCCATGTACATCTTCCTGGCTGTGCTGGCAGCTACAGACATAGGACTTTGTGCAGCTATTGCTCCCAAAATGTTGGCCATATTTTGGTTCCGGGCTTATTCCATGGCCTTTGATGCCTGCCTAGCTCAGCTGTTTTTCATCCATACCCTGCAGTGCATGGAGTCCGGCATTCTATTGGCAATGGCTTTTGATCGCTACATTGCCATCTGTGATCCTCTGAGGCACACCTCTATCCTTACACCTTCAATTCTAGGTcggatgatagtggtggtggtagttcgAGCAGTAGTGCTTGTAGGCCTGTTACCTCTTCTAATAAAAAGACTGCACCATTTTCAATCCATTCAAATTGCCCACTCTTACTGTGAACACATGGCCGTGGTGAAGTTGGCAGCAGATGATGTGCGGATCAACAAGATATGTGGTCTCTTTGTGGGGTTTAGCATTCTGGGATTTGACATGGTTTTTATCCTCATATCGTATGCCTTCATTTTCCAGGTCGTTTTTCATCTTCAACAGAAGGAGGCACGGCTCAAAGCCTTTAACACCTGCACagctcatatttttgtttttctggagtttTATATTCttgcctttttctcctttttcagtCACCGTTTTGGTCATGTTGTTCCCTCCACTCACATTCTTCTGTCAACAATCTACCTCCTCTTGCCTCCTGCTCTCAACCCCATTGTCTATGGAGTGAAAAACATGGTCATTCGAAAGCGGGTGGCGCAGATCTTTCTTCTGAATCAAGGATGTCAGTAGGGATCTGCCAGACACTGCCTTACAGAAAAGTGCCCGAAGAACTTTAGAAATCGCTCAGGTCTGTGCTCTGTGTTCACTGTAGGGGTTTTGTATCTTCCACAAGGTCCGTGAAgagattcattttcaaaattgtaGATGATTTGAAGTAGAATAAGACTGATATCATGTCTCCATCTCCTATTTATTCGATTTCAaatatacctacatatatgtcatattttCGTCTCTTTTACCTAATTTTAATCTGCAGTACATATAGTTTTGATTTGAAATAAAAGCATAAGTTATTCACTGATTGTGCTAGCTCATACTTTTAGTATGGTAATTTCATATATGGTTTCATTTTAGTATTGCTTATGTTGTttcattattgtttatttttccttatgtattttaaagtaataaataaattaaaatttaacaaaatcatttcTTTGACTACTATGCTAATAACTTATTGAGATGTTTTTATACCATAATTTCTTATATACTTCTAATTCATTTTGCCATTAGAAGGTACTATTTGTGCTTTGTCACAATATAACCTTTATACTATGTGGCTTTGTAGCTaacctatttattatttattggattgtttggttgtgtatctgtgcatgtgtgtgtgtgtgtgtgtgtgtgtgtgcatgtgtatgtgaatgtgtgtgtatatataaatgatgTGTTTATAACTTGTGAGGATAGAGAGATGGATCACTTTGTATGGGAACATGTTACTCTTGCAAGtgtcctgagtttggttt
Encoded proteins:
- the LOC116894085 gene encoding olfactory receptor 52A1-like; translation: MLSSMNRNNVTYLNPGTVILIGIPGLEHVQFWIGFPFFTVCLVAVLGNVVLLIIIPAERSLHQPMYIFLAVLAATDIGLCAAIAPKMLAIFWFRAYSMAFDACLAQLFFIHTLQCMESGILLAMAFDRYIAICDPLRHTSILTPSILGRMIVVVVVRAVVLVGLLPLLIKRLHHFQSIQIAHSYCEHMAVVKLAADDVRINKICGLFVGFSILGFDMVFILISYAFIFQVVFHLQQKEARLKAFNTCTAHIFVFLEFYILAFFSFFSHRFGHVVPSTHILLSTIYLLLPPALNPIVYGVKNMVIRKRVAQIFLLNQGCQ